A stretch of Aedes aegypti strain LVP_AGWG chromosome 2, AaegL5.0 Primary Assembly, whole genome shotgun sequence DNA encodes these proteins:
- the LOC5569191 gene encoding zinc finger protein 184 translates to MEVCRLCATVLTESTSIFSRRHGDSLADMVRFVSAVQINETDGLTSLVCADCVELTVDAFHFVKRVREVDENLRQSLLEAEAQSLEESRDPDKGEQVITPSQDAKESDLQVELHPVQNDIQFDMDEISVEYLEEEPEDVSKKLISLLIESVNEFGSDKWIKIEQDLNYEGILHEQDLNQAESDEEDDDEKSNSDEERLEHIEPRHIDFEPSGKDQAICCGCEANFGTVEELYQHGVDQHLNQPSYPDIDQGIQCNICYKYFKTKTSLRNHQVLVYKPKIYSCHSCGKAFECPSKLANHELIHTTERNFACSVCGGTFKTATDLRGHQRIHQEKSAVCSVCGAKFHKKSHLRSHLKTHDDNAYEFACSLCPKKFKEKSNWKNHLKVHTQEKPYKCEYCPKEFRYTTDRKRHEMTHTGNYPHRCTGCGKAFARGNLLQVHIRVCGMMHEK, encoded by the exons ATGGAGGTCTGCCGATTGTGTGCTACGGTGCTCACCGAAAGTAcgtcgattttctccaggagaCACGGAGACAGTCTCGCCGACATGGTTCGATTCGTGTCAGCCGTTCAG ATCAATGAAACTGATGGACTGACCAGTCTGGTATGTGCGGATTGTGTCGAGTTAACAGTGGACGCATTTCACTTCGTGAAACGAGTACGCGAGGTAGATGAAAATCTACGCCAATCACTGTTGGAAGCGGAAGCGCAAAGTCTGGAGGAATCTCGGGATCCTGATAAAGGTGAGCAAGTCATAACACCTTCTCAAGACGCGAAAGAATCTGATCTGCAGGTGGAACTGCATCCAGTTCAAAATGACATTCAATTTGATATGGATGAAATATCTGTTGAATATTTGGAAGAGGAACCGGAAGATGTATCGAAGAAGCTTATAAGCCTCCTGATAGAATCGGTCAATGAATTCGGATCGGATAAGTGGATTAAAATAGAGCAAGACCTGAACTATGAAGGTATACTGCATGAACAAGATCTGAACCAAGCAGAAAGTGATGAAGAGGATGATGATGAGAAAAGCAATTCGGATGAGGAGAGATTAGAGCATATAGAACCGAGGCATATCGATTTCGAGCCTAGCGGAAAGGATCAGGCA ATATGCTGTGGATGTGAGGCAAACTTTGGAACGGTAGAGGAACTGTACCAGCACGGAGTTGACCAGCATTTAAATCAACCATCGTATCCGGATATCGACCAGGGAATCCAATGCAACATATGCTACAAATACTTCAAAACGAAGACCAGCCTCCGGAACCATCAAGTCCTAGTGTACAAGCCGAAAATCTACTCCTGTCACAGCTGCGGAAAAGCATTCGAATGTCCCTCCAAGCTGGCCAACCATGAGTTGATCCACACAACCGAGCGTAACTTTGCGTGTTCGGTTTGTGGGGGCACCTTCAAAACGGCCACCGATTTGCGAGGCCATCAACGCATTCACCAGGAGAAGAGTGCAGTTTGCAGCGTTTGTGGGGCTAAATTTCACAAAAAGTCCCACCTGAGATCGCATCTGAAAACTCACGATGATAACGCGTACGAATTCGCCTGCAGTTTGTGTCCgaagaaattcaaagaaaagtccAACTGGAAGAACCATTTGAAAGTTCATACCCAGGAGAAGCCCTACAAGTGCGAATACTGCCCAAAGGAGTTCCGCTACACGACTGATAGGAAGCGGCATGAAATGACCCACACGGGGAATTATCCACATCGCTGCACTGGTTGCGGCAAAGCTTTTGCTCGTGGCAATTTGCTGCAGGTGCACATTCGTGTTTGCGGGATGATGCATGAAAAATAG